A segment of the Kazachstania africana CBS 2517 chromosome 2, complete genome genome:
atatatattattattatcaaaaagaaCTTTTATGAATAGTTAtccattttctttggaattttGAAGGTTATCTTCTGAAAACTGATTAAATTCGACAAAAACGTAAAAGTAGTTACAGATCCTAACAACCGCCAAAATATTCAGAGgctaaaaaaatttagtgATAAAAGTGGTCAGAAGATTTGATTAATAAAAactatatataatatacaatgtaacaaatattatttcaagTTTAGATTATCTTACATATCTTCAACAATGACACCCTTGGAGGAAACGTAGATACCATCTAAGAACTTACGGATATCCTTGTTTCTAACTCTACAGATTTGTTGAACGTCAGCAGCGTTTTGGGaaacttcttcaacagaGTTACCAGATAAgacaatttcatctttttgGTTGGTGGAGAATTCAACTTCAACACCTTCTCTAACTGGAACTAATCTGACCTTCTTGTCACCTAAGAAATTTCTGATTTCAATGAACTTAGCACCgtctttttcaatagtgTTAACGTTGATTGGGAAATGCGCATAGACGTATCTCATCTTGTATTTGTAACCCTTGGTAACACCAGTGATCATGTTGTC
Coding sequences within it:
- the RPL9A gene encoding 60S ribosomal protein uL6 (similar to Saccharomyces cerevisiae RPL9A (YGL147C); ancestral locus Anc_2.321), with product MKYIQTEQSIDVPESVTVAIKSRIVKVTGPRGTLTKNLKHIDVTFNKVNARLIKVTVHNGDRKHVAALRTVKSLIDNMITGVTKGYKYKMRYVYAHFPINVNTIEKDGAKFIEIRNFLGDKKVRLVPVREGVEVEFSTNQKDEIVLSGNSVEEVSQNAADVQQICRVRNKDIRKFLDGIYVSSKGVIVEDM